One Thalassotalea sediminis DNA segment encodes these proteins:
- a CDS encoding substrate-binding periplasmic protein, giving the protein MIKGFINSAAVLLLLFSVLFPPASLSNNKPISVAVNLGSPWAYYEEGKGITGIDVEIIKRILSGLGYQPKFHLLAYNRLIEQYNQGIHDIASPAAFEFKNGTLTDKYLPFEDVAISLKENKLEINTIDDLVGKKIIAYQHAKSVLGEEFAKITTQANYEEMGLRELQVKLLVNNRVDVIIGERRVINFIINKLYPEKEITVHHLFPIVHYGGVIRDKTLAAKFNQSLNKMIASGEYQNILQAW; this is encoded by the coding sequence ATGATCAAAGGCTTTATTAATTCAGCTGCTGTACTGCTTTTACTTTTTTCTGTGTTATTCCCACCAGCTTCTCTCAGCAACAATAAACCTATATCGGTCGCGGTAAATCTTGGTTCTCCATGGGCGTATTATGAGGAGGGAAAAGGCATTACCGGCATAGACGTTGAAATAATTAAACGCATACTCTCTGGCTTAGGTTATCAACCTAAATTTCATTTATTGGCATATAACAGGTTAATTGAACAATACAATCAAGGTATTCACGATATAGCGAGCCCCGCAGCTTTCGAGTTCAAAAACGGTACGTTAACCGATAAGTACCTGCCGTTTGAAGATGTCGCAATTTCATTAAAAGAAAACAAACTAGAGATTAATACTATTGACGATTTGGTTGGTAAAAAAATCATTGCTTACCAACACGCAAAATCAGTATTAGGCGAAGAATTTGCAAAGATTACGACACAAGCAAACTATGAAGAAATGGGGTTACGCGAATTACAGGTTAAATTATTAGTGAATAATCGCGTAGATGTCATCATTGGAGAACGCCGTGTTATTAACTTCATCATAAATAAACTGTATCCTGAAAAAGAAATTACCGTTCATCACTTATTTCCAATCGTTCACTATGGAGGCGTTATTAGGGACAAAACGCTTGCGGCTAAGTTTAATCAATCACTTAACAAGATGATCGCCTCAGGTGAATATCAAAACATTTTACAAGCGTGGTAA
- a CDS encoding ectoine synthase has protein sequence MIVRNLSKANESNRRIVSPDGNWESTRLLLKEDNMGFSFHITTIYEGADFFLHYQNHLESVYCISGEGEIESLEDGSKHPIKPGTIYILDKHDKHMLRAFKEIQFACVFNPPLNGKEIHNKEGSYELEAETI, from the coding sequence ATGATTGTACGTAACTTATCAAAAGCCAACGAATCAAATCGCCGTATCGTATCTCCTGATGGCAACTGGGAAAGCACACGTCTACTGTTAAAAGAAGACAACATGGGTTTTTCTTTCCACATTACAACTATTTATGAAGGTGCTGACTTCTTTCTTCATTACCAAAATCACTTAGAGTCAGTATATTGTATTTCTGGTGAAGGCGAAATTGAGTCTTTAGAAGACGGTAGTAAACACCCGATTAAACCAGGCACAATCTACATTCTAGATAAGCATGACAAACATATGCTTAGAGCTTTCAAAGAAATACAATTTGCCTGTGTGTTTAACCCACCTTTAAACGGCAAAGAAATTCACAACAAAGAAGGTTCATACGAATTAGAAGCTGAGACTATTTAA
- a CDS encoding winged helix-turn-helix domain-containing protein, whose amino-acid sequence MQNNQKYQLGRWVVCPITNTFQDTDEQKSIDNKSMQVLLFLIQNSGQNVTKEQIIEHVWKESVVNEEILSVAISKIRKVLGDNARQPTFIKTIPNVGYCLITDVKSLSENAQPQEAPLHALNHQTFNRKPYFIGGTFLLLVIIFIVSFYRVYQEPENDNVAAINSIAVLPFEDLNENKDNIYFTVGLSDAIINQLSQSKHLKVISRDSSFNFRANRDPSLIGNALKVEAILDGSVQQLAGQVRVNVRIISTFDGRLLWAKSFNSQNKNVFNLQDIISRDIKQAFQPNSQSELVANKKIDSQAYEWFLMAQYHWRQRTPTSLSKAEAYFKHSLELEPNYLDALIGLAITYGQFHYQGNWSAKASVDKGLPYVEQALALAPNSPMALAAKGMLLTIKASYSKDAFPILTEAKEVFIRSLALEDSATTHHWYSSLLNQMGEDALVIKHMEHAIALNPLSASLKSIYSQYLAIRGKLDTAQKLYSRALILEPDRDSSIIESTHIFRNKPSSIIAISEWHLNNSSMLEYCSSDEYCEQVVLSYLSVGQEKEANKILARMASKHDHFKHSLTLIDYGLNNDLMNAVSLLKQLSKEHPNNYKYKYSLAIAQYRAGLYAQAKDSLLSLYPEWQNARSIDVTTDNYLALILYGATLLKLNDQEYANVVLNDVEHFLFLDKVHDKAQAEMALAQVNAQLFNPSKATKHLRKALNHGWLETFDREWWTLQDNHLLEPIQHQAEFIALMQEHQESVKKLAKQISLRLEILER is encoded by the coding sequence TTGCAAAATAATCAGAAATATCAATTAGGAAGATGGGTCGTCTGTCCAATAACTAATACCTTCCAAGACACTGATGAGCAAAAGTCAATTGATAATAAAAGCATGCAAGTGCTTTTATTTCTTATACAAAACTCAGGGCAAAATGTAACTAAAGAGCAGATTATTGAGCATGTTTGGAAAGAGAGTGTTGTTAATGAAGAGATATTGTCTGTCGCGATCAGTAAAATTAGAAAAGTATTAGGAGACAACGCTCGCCAGCCAACTTTTATCAAAACGATACCCAATGTTGGCTATTGTTTGATTACAGACGTAAAATCACTAAGTGAAAATGCACAGCCACAAGAAGCGCCTTTACATGCGCTTAATCATCAAACTTTCAATCGTAAACCTTATTTTATCGGTGGCACATTCTTATTACTTGTCATCATTTTTATTGTCAGCTTCTACCGGGTTTATCAAGAGCCTGAGAATGATAATGTTGCTGCTATTAATTCAATTGCAGTGCTGCCTTTCGAAGATTTAAATGAGAATAAAGACAATATTTATTTCACGGTGGGACTCTCTGACGCAATCATTAATCAGCTATCTCAATCGAAACATTTAAAGGTTATCTCTCGTGATTCATCTTTCAATTTCAGAGCTAATAGAGATCCATCTCTAATTGGTAACGCACTAAAAGTAGAAGCGATACTAGACGGCAGTGTCCAACAATTAGCAGGACAAGTAAGGGTGAATGTACGAATAATTAGTACGTTTGATGGACGCCTACTTTGGGCTAAAAGCTTTAACAGTCAAAATAAAAATGTATTCAACTTACAAGATATAATTAGCCGTGATATCAAACAGGCTTTTCAGCCAAACTCACAATCCGAGCTTGTAGCTAATAAAAAGATAGACAGCCAAGCTTATGAATGGTTCTTAATGGCGCAATATCATTGGCGACAAAGAACGCCAACTTCACTATCAAAAGCGGAGGCTTATTTTAAACACAGCCTCGAATTAGAACCCAATTACCTAGATGCGCTCATTGGACTGGCCATTACTTACGGCCAATTTCATTATCAAGGGAATTGGAGTGCAAAAGCATCGGTAGATAAAGGACTTCCTTATGTAGAGCAAGCATTGGCATTAGCTCCAAATTCACCTATGGCGCTAGCGGCTAAAGGCATGTTATTGACTATCAAAGCAAGCTACTCAAAAGATGCTTTTCCTATTTTGACTGAAGCAAAAGAGGTGTTTATCCGTTCTTTAGCGTTAGAAGATAGCGCGACTACTCACCATTGGTATAGCTCATTATTAAACCAGATGGGAGAAGATGCGTTAGTCATCAAGCATATGGAACATGCCATTGCCTTAAATCCTCTCTCGGCGTCACTAAAAAGTATATATAGCCAGTATTTAGCCATAAGAGGAAAATTAGATACAGCACAAAAGCTATATAGCAGAGCGCTCATTTTGGAGCCGGATAGAGATTCGAGTATTATTGAATCAACCCATATATTTCGCAACAAACCAAGCTCGATTATTGCTATCTCTGAATGGCACTTAAACAATAGCTCGATGCTTGAATATTGCTCTAGTGACGAATATTGTGAGCAGGTTGTTTTATCGTATTTAAGTGTTGGGCAGGAAAAAGAAGCTAATAAAATATTGGCTCGTATGGCATCCAAACACGACCACTTTAAACATTCTTTAACGTTAATAGATTACGGGCTAAATAATGATCTAATGAATGCTGTATCTTTATTGAAACAACTAAGTAAAGAGCATCCCAATAACTACAAGTACAAATACAGTTTGGCTATTGCACAATATAGAGCTGGTTTATATGCACAAGCCAAAGATTCATTACTAAGCCTTTATCCAGAGTGGCAAAATGCCCGTTCAATTGATGTGACAACTGACAATTATTTAGCGTTGATACTCTATGGCGCAACCTTATTAAAATTAAATGATCAAGAATATGCCAACGTTGTTTTAAATGATGTGGAGCACTTTCTTTTTTTAGATAAGGTTCATGACAAAGCGCAAGCAGAAATGGCGTTAGCTCAAGTAAATGCCCAACTCTTTAACCCGAGTAAAGCGACAAAGCATTTGCGTAAAGCATTAAATCATGGCTGGCTTGAAACCTTTGATAGAGAATGGTGGACTTTGCAAGACAATCACCTGTTGGAACCTATACAGCATCAAGCTGAATTCATAGCGTTAATGCAAGAACATCAAGAAAGCGTAAAAAAATTAGCAAAACAAATTAGTTTAAGACTGGAGATCTTGGAACGTTAA
- a CDS encoding chemotaxis protein CheW: MSESQWISFEVATERYLHPVSSIKEILPFELPTPVPGALDITLGIQNIRGSIVSINSCRRLLHVDTRNEGSEGRIILIENGDDLVGVAVDSVGEIISAEQEEVDYESNEIRSEFIKGTLNKDGELYIVSDFSKLVFAAE, from the coding sequence TTGAGCGAAAGTCAGTGGATAAGTTTTGAAGTTGCAACGGAACGATATTTACATCCGGTATCGTCAATCAAAGAAATTCTTCCCTTTGAATTGCCAACACCTGTGCCAGGTGCATTGGACATAACTTTGGGGATTCAAAATATTCGCGGTAGCATAGTGTCTATTAATTCCTGTCGTAGGTTGTTGCATGTAGATACTAGGAATGAAGGCAGTGAAGGTAGGATTATTCTTATTGAAAATGGCGATGATTTGGTTGGGGTTGCTGTAGATTCTGTTGGTGAGATCATTAGTGCAGAACAAGAAGAAGTAGATTATGAAAGCAATGAAATTCGTAGTGAGTTTATTAAAGGAACGCTAAATAAAGACGGCGAACTATATATAGTCTCTGACTTTAGTAAGCTTGTTTTTGCAGCAGAGTAA
- the ectB gene encoding diaminobutyrate--2-oxoglutarate transaminase — translation MKIFNEIESEVQCYARSFPRVFNKAKGEFMWDEDGNKYLDFLAGAGTLNYGHNNDAFKPALLKYIENDGITHGLDMHTRAKGEFLETFNELILKPRDLQYIVQFTGPTGTNAVEAAIKVARNVTGKHNIISFTNGFHGVSLGALAATGNSHHRGGAGVSLNGVHRLPFDGYLGENIDTTEYLDKVLSDSSSGIDSVAGVLVETVQGEGGVNAASIDWLKKLEAVCKKHKILLIVDDIQAGCGRTGDFFSFESAGLSPDIVTLSKSLGGYGLPFAVVLMKPELDQWKPGEHNGTFRGNNLAFVTAKAALEHYWSDASFSNEIKRKSDYITKRLNSIVENYGEGNFTAKGRGMFQGINCVNGDIAGRITKLAFQKGLLIETSGAEDHVIKLFCPLIISDENLKQGIDIIEASVKEICAKVDDMPEELLYFAS, via the coding sequence ATGAAAATATTTAATGAAATTGAATCAGAAGTACAATGTTATGCGCGCTCTTTCCCTCGTGTATTTAATAAAGCGAAAGGTGAGTTTATGTGGGATGAAGATGGCAATAAATACCTCGACTTTTTAGCTGGTGCAGGAACGCTTAACTACGGCCATAACAACGATGCATTTAAGCCAGCATTACTTAAATATATTGAGAACGATGGCATTACACATGGTCTAGATATGCATACTCGCGCAAAAGGTGAGTTCTTAGAAACCTTCAATGAATTAATTCTCAAACCTCGTGATTTACAATACATAGTGCAATTCACAGGTCCAACAGGTACCAACGCAGTTGAAGCAGCGATCAAAGTTGCCCGTAATGTAACAGGCAAACATAACATTATTAGCTTTACTAATGGCTTTCATGGCGTGAGTTTAGGTGCATTAGCCGCTACAGGTAATTCTCATCATCGAGGTGGCGCAGGTGTTAGCTTAAATGGCGTACATCGCTTACCGTTTGATGGTTACCTCGGTGAAAACATAGACACCACTGAATACCTAGATAAAGTATTGTCAGACTCAAGCAGCGGTATTGACTCTGTTGCTGGCGTTTTAGTAGAAACAGTTCAAGGTGAAGGCGGCGTTAACGCAGCAAGCATAGATTGGCTGAAGAAATTAGAAGCTGTTTGTAAAAAACATAAAATCTTATTAATTGTTGATGATATTCAAGCCGGTTGTGGCCGTACGGGTGATTTCTTTAGCTTTGAAAGCGCAGGGTTATCGCCAGACATTGTAACCTTATCTAAGTCTCTTGGTGGTTACGGCTTACCTTTTGCCGTTGTATTGATGAAGCCAGAATTAGATCAATGGAAGCCAGGTGAGCATAACGGTACGTTTAGGGGTAATAATTTGGCGTTCGTTACCGCTAAAGCAGCCTTAGAACATTACTGGTCAGATGCGAGTTTTTCAAATGAGATTAAACGCAAAAGTGACTATATCACTAAACGATTAAATAGCATTGTTGAAAACTACGGCGAAGGTAATTTCACCGCTAAAGGCCGAGGCATGTTCCAAGGTATTAATTGTGTGAATGGCGACATCGCTGGCCGCATTACAAAACTTGCCTTTCAAAAAGGCTTGTTAATTGAAACCAGTGGTGCAGAAGATCATGTTATTAAGTTATTTTGTCCATTAATTATAAGTGATGAAAACTTAAAACAAGGTATTGATATCATCGAAGCGTCAGTAAAAGAAATCTGTGCAAAAGTCGATGACATGCCAGAAGAATTGTTGTACTTCGCTTCATAA
- a CDS encoding sodium/proline symporter has protein sequence MTLSFIGFLLIFALIGLSSALKSKGNKSDYYLASESVSPWLVGLSAVATNNSGYMFIGVIGYTYVTGLASIWLMTGWILGDFLASLYVHKKLKEATTETGEVSFAGVLSNWHGKSGKGLQRIIGLISLAFLITYAAAQLLAGSKALHVLLDWPLWYGAVIGAVLVCMYCYFGGIRASIWTDAAQSIVMIVAMSVLLFSAIGHLGGLNQAYQGLSAIDGFMDWTPEKLLLPGVFGLGLFIVSWLFAGLSVIGQPHVMVRFMTLNNANNMFKAKLWYYLWFTSFYCMATAVGMLSRLFIADTGSFDAELALPTLAQQLLPEVFVGLILAGIFAATMSTTDSLVLSCSSAVTHDIAPKKIEKTWVLKATTMLVTFIALLLALTSKQSVFNMVIMAWSGLASAFAPLLIAQSLGGKPNQALSITAIFVGFSVALIWRMAGLTEFIYEGLPGILVGLFILYIGIRYFKFTLNTQQG, from the coding sequence ATGACGTTATCTTTCATCGGTTTTCTTCTGATATTCGCGTTAATTGGACTCTCTTCCGCACTTAAAAGTAAAGGTAACAAATCAGATTATTATCTTGCCAGTGAATCTGTATCGCCATGGCTTGTAGGGTTATCGGCAGTCGCTACAAATAATAGTGGTTATATGTTTATTGGTGTTATTGGTTACACCTATGTTACTGGACTTGCCTCAATTTGGTTGATGACTGGTTGGATTTTGGGTGACTTTCTAGCCTCTCTTTATGTTCATAAAAAGCTCAAAGAAGCAACGACAGAAACAGGGGAAGTATCATTTGCTGGCGTGCTCAGTAATTGGCATGGAAAATCAGGCAAAGGTTTACAACGAATTATCGGATTAATTTCTCTCGCCTTTTTGATTACGTACGCAGCGGCACAACTTTTAGCAGGTAGTAAAGCACTACATGTTCTACTTGATTGGCCATTATGGTATGGCGCTGTTATCGGCGCTGTATTGGTTTGCATGTATTGCTATTTTGGCGGTATTAGAGCCTCTATTTGGACTGACGCCGCACAGTCAATCGTAATGATTGTTGCTATGTCAGTGTTACTCTTTTCTGCCATTGGGCATTTAGGTGGATTAAATCAAGCTTATCAAGGGCTATCAGCGATAGATGGTTTTATGGACTGGACGCCGGAAAAACTCCTATTACCAGGCGTATTTGGTCTAGGGTTATTTATCGTAAGTTGGTTATTTGCAGGCCTTTCTGTTATAGGTCAACCCCATGTTATGGTGCGTTTTATGACCTTAAACAACGCAAATAACATGTTTAAAGCCAAGCTTTGGTACTATCTATGGTTTACAAGCTTTTATTGTATGGCGACCGCAGTAGGTATGTTATCTAGGTTATTTATTGCTGATACGGGTAGCTTTGACGCTGAACTCGCGCTACCTACGTTAGCACAACAATTATTACCAGAGGTGTTCGTAGGGTTAATTCTTGCAGGCATTTTCGCTGCCACCATGTCTACAACTGACTCTTTAGTACTAAGTTGTTCATCAGCAGTAACCCACGATATTGCCCCCAAAAAAATAGAAAAAACATGGGTACTTAAAGCAACTACGATGTTAGTTACCTTTATCGCACTATTGTTAGCACTTACCAGCAAGCAAAGTGTATTTAACATGGTCATTATGGCTTGGTCTGGTCTTGCGAGTGCCTTTGCGCCATTGCTTATTGCACAAAGTTTGGGAGGAAAACCTAATCAAGCTTTAAGTATTACCGCTATCTTTGTTGGTTTTTCTGTCGCGTTAATCTGGCGTATGGCTGGACTAACAGAATTTATATATGAAGGCTTGCCGGGCATTCTTGTTGGACTTTTTATTCTATATATTGGTATTCGCTATTTTAAATTTACATTGAACACACAGCAGGGCTAA
- a CDS encoding serine hydrolase domain-containing protein translates to MFTNCRAKLLTILFLLVSIEVLSNETDLKAPRASAEEVKMDFWDMPSLEKAFISTAPEKLTENVKVGKLGVDGGDKAPILQFAKELAENKYGKYDSLLISHKGKLLFESYYNRGRVDLPHFQFSATKGYTSLVVGRAIQLGYLTTADLHKPLISFFKDLDTSQLAVGAEEITLHHALSMNSGLRFSDEQLKDFRENREKYSGMAEVQAFLELSRPITKESQVYKYQSSDPILVMHVLNAVVPGAANDFIDKEFLKKMGIYNYKWSLDPQNLPVADSGVNLTSRDMLKIGEMLANQGKLYNERFLSEDYLLAAFGAITKPTESWIPESFNYGYLWYQTSIALNNKNYNVNFAWGAGGNRIILVNDLDLVIIITGHDREDVIFEQIAKQVLPAFL, encoded by the coding sequence ATGTTCACAAATTGTCGAGCCAAGTTACTAACCATATTATTCCTACTTGTTTCTATTGAGGTGCTTTCCAATGAAACTGATCTCAAAGCTCCAAGAGCCTCAGCTGAAGAAGTTAAAATGGATTTTTGGGACATGCCGTCATTAGAAAAGGCTTTTATCAGCACTGCACCAGAAAAGTTAACAGAAAATGTAAAAGTAGGAAAACTAGGAGTTGATGGCGGTGATAAAGCGCCTATTTTACAATTTGCTAAGGAGTTAGCTGAAAATAAGTACGGGAAATATGACAGTTTACTTATCAGCCACAAAGGTAAATTATTATTTGAATCTTATTATAATCGTGGGCGAGTCGATTTACCTCATTTCCAGTTTTCTGCTACCAAAGGGTACACCAGTTTAGTAGTAGGAAGAGCTATACAGCTCGGATATTTAACCACGGCTGATTTGCATAAGCCATTGATTAGCTTTTTCAAGGACCTAGATACTAGTCAATTGGCGGTTGGCGCAGAAGAAATTACTTTACACCACGCACTTTCAATGAATTCTGGGCTTCGATTTAGTGATGAGCAACTTAAAGACTTTAGAGAAAATCGTGAAAAGTATTCTGGTATGGCTGAAGTACAAGCTTTTCTGGAACTAAGTCGACCCATAACAAAAGAATCTCAGGTTTACAAATACCAATCATCCGATCCCATTTTGGTAATGCACGTTTTAAACGCAGTTGTACCAGGAGCAGCTAACGACTTTATTGACAAAGAATTCTTAAAAAAAATGGGAATATATAACTATAAGTGGTCACTAGATCCTCAAAATTTACCAGTCGCCGACAGTGGCGTAAATCTGACTTCTCGTGACATGCTAAAAATTGGGGAAATGCTTGCCAACCAAGGGAAATTATATAATGAAAGGTTTCTTTCTGAAGATTATTTACTCGCAGCTTTCGGCGCGATAACAAAACCAACCGAAAGCTGGATACCAGAGAGTTTTAATTATGGCTATTTATGGTACCAAACTAGCATCGCGTTAAATAATAAAAACTACAACGTTAATTTCGCCTGGGGAGCTGGTGGAAACCGAATAATCTTAGTGAATGACCTTGATTTAGTTATCATAATTACTGGCCATGACAGAGAAGACGTTATATTTGAACAAATTGCGAAACAAGTTTTACCTGCTTTTCTGTAG
- a CDS encoding aspartate kinase, which translates to MHTVEKIGGTSMSDYSSVRDNIFLNPNLSTPYNRIFVVSAYAGVTNKLLEHKKSAQPGVYSLFSDSMVDSNWQEQFQQLSISLQEINKRLFTDPTQLASANSFIEERLADARNCLLNLQKLCQHGHFSLTSHLETVKEMLASIGEAHSAWNTTLLLKNSGVNAVFVDLTGWRSTSHMSLDERVERAFKDIDLSTSLPIVTGYAHSETGLMSTFNRGYSEMTFSRIAVLTDATEAIIHKEFHLSSADPNLVGEKSAVPIGRTNYDVADQLANLGMEAIHPKAAKGLRQSQIPLRVKNTFQPKHLGTLITGDYVSKSPCVEIIAGCKGIYALEVFDQAMAGNIHNYDQVILKTVQRFKAYIVSKDVNANTITHYLKASLKTIKRICDAIQSEFAEAEINQKKVAIISAIGSDMQIPGLLSKAVNALAKQKISVLSIHQAMRQVDIQFFVEESDYDDAVRGLHAELIEVHDHGDAICIAS; encoded by the coding sequence ATGCATACAGTTGAAAAGATCGGCGGAACATCGATGAGTGATTACAGTTCCGTAAGAGATAACATCTTTTTAAACCCAAACCTTTCAACGCCCTACAATAGAATTTTTGTTGTATCAGCATACGCAGGCGTCACCAATAAACTGCTAGAGCATAAGAAAAGCGCTCAACCGGGCGTGTATTCACTATTTTCTGACAGTATGGTTGATTCAAACTGGCAAGAGCAGTTCCAACAGCTTTCAATTAGCCTACAAGAAATAAATAAACGTTTATTTACAGATCCCACACAATTAGCAAGCGCAAATAGTTTTATTGAAGAACGTTTAGCAGATGCAAGAAATTGCTTGTTAAACCTGCAGAAACTTTGTCAGCATGGGCATTTTTCATTGACGTCTCATTTAGAAACCGTCAAAGAAATGCTCGCTAGTATTGGTGAGGCCCATAGTGCTTGGAATACCACACTATTATTGAAAAATAGCGGTGTAAATGCTGTGTTTGTTGACTTAACAGGTTGGCGCTCAACGTCACATATGTCGTTAGACGAACGTGTCGAGCGTGCGTTTAAAGATATCGACTTATCAACTAGCCTGCCAATAGTAACTGGCTATGCGCATAGTGAAACAGGTTTAATGTCGACATTTAATCGTGGCTATAGCGAAATGACTTTTAGTCGTATTGCCGTATTAACAGATGCGACAGAAGCTATCATTCATAAAGAATTTCATCTCAGCAGTGCTGATCCAAACTTGGTAGGCGAGAAATCTGCAGTGCCTATTGGAAGAACAAATTATGATGTCGCCGATCAACTGGCTAACCTAGGTATGGAAGCTATTCATCCTAAAGCGGCAAAAGGCTTACGGCAAAGTCAAATTCCTTTACGTGTGAAAAACACATTTCAACCTAAGCATTTAGGCACTTTGATTACAGGTGACTACGTTAGTAAATCGCCATGCGTTGAGATTATTGCTGGTTGCAAAGGTATTTATGCACTTGAGGTATTTGATCAGGCTATGGCTGGTAATATACATAACTATGATCAGGTGATTCTTAAAACAGTACAACGTTTTAAAGCTTATATCGTGTCTAAAGATGTTAATGCAAATACCATCACACATTATTTAAAGGCTAGTTTAAAAACTATCAAACGAATTTGTGATGCAATTCAATCCGAGTTTGCCGAAGCAGAAATTAACCAAAAGAAAGTCGCCATCATTTCTGCAATTGGTAGCGATATGCAAATACCTGGATTATTGTCTAAAGCAGTAAATGCGCTTGCTAAACAAAAAATTAGCGTATTATCAATTCATCAAGCAATGCGCCAAGTGGATATTCAATTCTTTGTAGAAGAATCTGATTATGACGATGCAGTCAGAGGTTTACACGCAGAACTAATTGAAGTGCATGACCACGGTGATGCAATTTGTATCGCATCATAA
- the ectA gene encoding diaminobutyrate acetyltransferase, with protein sequence MNINEKLILKKPELIDGLEVNELISNSPPLDTNSLYCNFLQCGHFADTSIVAKLDGDVVGFISGYLIPERPETLFIWQVAIDKQARGLGLATRMLLAILARPNNAQISFVETTITPDNQASWSLFRGLSKKLSCELTHDIWLDKQTHFRGEHESESLLRIGPFNISE encoded by the coding sequence TTGAACATAAATGAAAAATTAATACTCAAAAAGCCCGAGCTGATTGACGGGTTAGAAGTCAACGAATTAATCAGCAACAGTCCACCTTTGGACACAAATTCGTTGTACTGCAATTTTTTGCAGTGTGGTCACTTCGCCGATACATCCATCGTTGCAAAACTTGATGGCGATGTTGTTGGCTTCATCTCTGGATACCTTATTCCAGAAAGACCAGAAACTTTGTTTATCTGGCAGGTTGCAATAGATAAACAGGCACGCGGACTTGGTTTAGCAACACGCATGCTTTTAGCCATATTAGCTAGACCTAATAACGCACAAATCTCCTTTGTAGAAACAACAATAACGCCTGACAATCAAGCCTCTTGGTCATTATTTAGAGGCCTATCTAAAAAACTATCTTGTGAATTAACACACGATATTTGGCTCGATAAACAAACACACTTTCGTGGTGAGCATGAATCTGAATCGCTCCTACGAATTGGCCCATTTAACATAAGTGAATAA